A region of Vigna radiata var. radiata cultivar VC1973A chromosome 6, Vradiata_ver6, whole genome shotgun sequence DNA encodes the following proteins:
- the LOC106763152 gene encoding uncharacterized protein LOC106763152 gives MFFSSLSSCFLSSKPTTLHDATLSTILTTFIYQTRNGSVSLTWSRSMLGRSLHVHLHNHSSFHLHLKPWNKTGSKKLSHNTLFLWNLTKARFASGPEPLSRFYLALLVDHTNLTLLVGDLTPKTKPHKPNIKTQQVLLLKRDHVHAASHRSRVYQTKTILGGKVREIQIDCDACSSEEESLRLVFCVDEEKVLEVTRLKWKFRGSERVEVDGAHVQISWDVHDWLFEKDKDHGYSNYGSDVSGNSDGGNGKNEGHAVFVFKFENDEVGGGSGKEVDVGWSSGEWKNGKSWSSSSLSVSSSAGSFGGSSSVMEWSSVEENELVVPFGFSLVVYAWRK, from the coding sequence ATGTTCTTCTCTTCCCTCTCTTCCTGCTTCCTCTCTTCCAAACCCACCACCCTCCACGACGCCACGCTCTCCACCATCCTCACCACCTTCATCTACCAAACTCGAAACGGCTCCGTTTCGCTCACATGGTCACGCTCCATGTTGGGTCGCTCCCTTCACGTCCACCTCCACAACCACTCCTCCTTCCACCTCCACCTCAAGCCCTGGAACAAAACCGGTTCCAAGAAACTCTCCCACAACACCCTCTTCCTCTGGAACCTTACCAAAGCCAGGTTCGCCTCCGGACCCGAACCTCTCTCCCGATTCTACCTCGCCCTCCTTGTTGACCACACCAACCTCACCCTCCTCGTCGGAGACCTCACCCCAAAAACCAAACCCCACAAACCTAACATCAAGACGCAACAAGTTCTCCTTCTCAAACGGGACCACGTCCACGCGGCGTCACACCGCAGCAGGGTGTACCAGACCAAGACCATACTCGGAGGTAAGGTTAGGGAAATCCAAATAGACTGCGACGCTTGCAGTAGCGAGGAGGAGAGTCTGAGGTTGGTTTTCTGTGTGGATGAGGAGAAGGTCCTGGAAGTGACGCGGTTGAAGTGGAAGTTCAGAGGGAGCGAGCGTGTGGAGGTGGATGGTGCCCACGTGCAGATCTCGTGGGACGTGCATGATTGGCTTTTCGAAAAGGATAAGGATCATGGTTATAGTAATTATGGCAGTGATGTGAGTGGCAACAGTGATGGTGGTAATGGTAAAAACGAGGGACATGCGGTTTTCGTGTTTAAGTTTGAGAATGACGAGGTAGGAGGCGGGAGTGGGAAGGAGGTGGATGTTGGGTGGTCGAGTGGGGAGTGGAAGAATGGAAAGAGTTGGTCGTCTTCTTCGCTGTCGGTTTCTTCTTCTGCTGGGTCTTTTGGAGGGAGTTCCTCTGTCATGGAATGGTCGAGCGTGGAGGAGAACGAATTGGTGGTTCCTTTTGGTTTCTCTTTGGTGGTTTATGCTTGGAGAAAGTAA